A single region of the Drosophila takahashii strain IR98-3 E-12201 chromosome 2R, DtakHiC1v2, whole genome shotgun sequence genome encodes:
- the coil gene encoding coilin → MHHSSMKVDLSNFFKDERRQSLVFIDATWQNIKDVQDHIQNLFSLKDISLLTTDGCFLPPRESIKVLKSAEGLKAFRFANNDKDAFVSPAPVKSSKKRKNRSAEDEVLLDSSTPLRPSKRSKNQNNTKWLKIEGKTSPVRAEEREEEAPGPSVESKRSKNKGSAKTPEIQSEISSATSEEEPTKKKKSSKNKNLHKSSDVRAETLHLTTELQEKGTSASTSTSRCTSKETKMSKNKSLAKSSEIQSEKSITVALEKDEAAQNEYISICKRSKVNSPLESPKIPSETSHLAPLDQIKQSTNTLNRSKNQNYPKSPIISTTAADQEGETSPRPSISFRCPLLELDSNVARSFEIPKKINEVKILEHIVITPISNRYTPRKDKDIAKPVAVNGEKSSTLMLEPESTQEVNVPEKLRETSLPVQAEASLLEDSVAEATLPEDKTETTLQEDIAEAETTRPEEIAEAEPSFPGDSTETEPVFPANSTEVETTLPDDTIEAEETQPVDSNEAESILPDETNEVDTSLPADTSQAENPLAEAEISEIKNEVESDDRKLPPVRICAENVISDSDDDVMVVDDSNMDESDSDSDVEAVPVPKDRNTLDIIRDLLRSATPLSNLPTRGDTVLFKLLKTKGIASSGTTEFIAGNCTYVNRRTKTITVETITCPSGIGRIMRQYYVSGLDESTEEVRSLSVQLKDMIEAKIIVATID, encoded by the exons ATGCACCACTCCAGCATGAAGGTGGATCTGTCCAACTTTTTCAAGGACGAACGTCGGCAgtcgttggtttttatcgaTGCAACTTGGCAAAACATCAAAGACGTCCAGGATCATATTCAAAACCTCTTCAGTTTG AAGGACATCAGCCTGCTGACCACAGATGGATGTTTTCTGCCCCCCAGGGAATCCATTAAAGTACTCAAATCTGCCGAGGGACTAAA GGCCTTTCGGTTCGCCAATAATGACAAGGATGCTTTTGTGAGTCCTGCTCCAGTGAAATCCAGCAAGAAGCGCAAGAACCGTTCCGCCGAGGATGAGGTTCTCCTAGACTCCTCCACTCCCCTGCGCCCATCAAAGCGctcgaaaaaccaaaacaacacaaaatgGCTCAAAATTGAGGGGAAAACATCTCCTGTGAGAGCGGAGGAACGTGAAGAAGAGGCTCCTGGACCTTCTGTGGAGTCAAAGcgttctaaaaataaaggcTCAGCTAAAACGCCTGAAATTCAGTCAGAAATTAGTTCTGCGACATCAGAAGAAGAGCCaacaaagaagaaaaagagTTCCAAAAACAAGAACCTCCATAAATCGTCTGATGTTCGTGCGGAAACACTTCATTTAACAACTGAGCTGCAGGAAAAGGGAACCTCTGCTTCAACGAGTACTTCCCGTTGCACTTCTAAGGAgacaaaaatgtcaaaaaacaaGAGCCTCGCAAAATCATCCGAGATTCAGTCAGAAAAATCTATTACCGTAGCGCTGGAGAAAGACGAAGCGGCACAGAAcgaatatatttcaatttgtaAACGTTCCAAAGTCAACAGTCCATTGGAATCTCCTAAAATTCCATCGGAAACATCTCATTTAGCACCTTTGGACCAAATTAAGCAGAGTACCAACACGCTAAATCGTTCCAAAAACCAGAATTACCCAAAATCGCCTATAATTTCTACTACTGCGGCGGATCAGGAAGGGGAAACTTCTCCTCGTCCATCGATTTCATTTCGTTGCCCCCTCTTGGAGCTGGACTCCAATGTTGCACGCTcattcgaaattccaaaaaaGATAAACGAGGTTAAAATTCTAGAACATATAGTAATTACACCCATTAGCAATCGCTATACACCGAGAAAAGACAAGGATATAGCCAAGCCAGTGGCAGTCAATGGCGAAAAATCATCCACTTTGATGTTAGAACCAGAATCCACACAAGAAGTTAATGTGCCAGAAAAACTACGCGAAACATCCCTACCTGTTCAGGCGGAAGCGAGTCTTCTAGAAGACTCGGTAGCTGAAGCAACTCTGCCTGAAGATAAAACTGAAACAACTCTTCAAGAGGACATAGCAGAAGCTGAAACTACTCGTCCGGAGGAAATAGCAGAAGCTGAACCCTCTTTTCCAGGCGATTCGACTGAAACTGAACCTGTTTTTCCAGCCAATTCGACAGAAGTTGAAACAACCCTTCCGGACGATACAATCGAAGCTGAAGAAACTCAGCCTGTAGATTCTAATGAAGCTGAATCAATTCTACCAGATGAAACAAATGAAGTGGATACAAGTCTTCCAGCAGACACATCCCAAGCCGAAAACCCTCTGGCAGAAGCTGAGATATCAGAGATTAAAAATGAAGTGGAATCTGATGATAGAAAACTCCCACCAGTGCGTATTTGTGCCGAAAATGTAATCTCGGATTCTGATGACGACGTGATGGTCGTAGATGACTCGAATATGGATGAATCAGACTCGGATTCTGATGTGGAGGCGGTTCCAG TCCCGAAAGATAGAAACACCTTAGATATTATCAGAGACCTGCTGCGGAGTGCAACTCCTCTGAGCAATCTGCCTACCAGAGGCGATACGGTTCTGTTTAAGCTGCTAAAAACCAAGGGAATCGCGAGTTCCGGGACAACCGAGTTTATTGCCGGGAACTGCACCTACGTCAACCGCCGTACCAAAACAATTACAGTGGAGACCATCA CATGTCCCTCTGGAATCGGACGTATTATGAGACAATATTATGTAAGCGGTTTAGACGAATCCACTGAAGAAGTGCGCTCTTTAAGCGTTCAGCTTAAGGACATGATAGAGGCCAAAATCATTGTAGCCACAATCGACTGA